One genomic segment of Bdellovibrio bacteriovorus includes these proteins:
- a CDS encoding ComEC/Rec2 family competence protein: MIVLLLLALSLSTPLPTTLLTNTSIFSEEIQTKCSQNLPKDSQHFNALNSLVCGEKITDKDLRENLRKTSLIHIFVVSGSHLLLLDELLSILRIPFYVRFFFMSFYSIVIGWQAPAVRALLGMCSRRLLQRSRIFLPKDLCVLLAGFLALILFPAWWKSLSFLMSWCAALALTAPDVLRVRNSWARGFLTQFSIFFFMSAPLWGIGSLHPLSILYNLFLAPVVSYILLPLSFLVSVFSSLVFLFDFFMDHFHSVLFVLSEPIEFATRTTPDIRLLWCWILFWHVAFHFLRLHLWQGKDLT; the protein is encoded by the coding sequence ATGATTGTTCTTCTTCTTCTTGCTTTGAGCTTAAGCACACCACTTCCAACCACTTTGCTAACGAACACATCAATTTTCAGTGAAGAAATTCAGACAAAATGTTCACAGAATCTTCCGAAAGACTCACAACACTTCAATGCACTGAACTCTCTTGTTTGTGGCGAAAAAATCACAGACAAAGATTTGCGCGAAAATTTGCGCAAGACTTCACTCATTCACATCTTCGTTGTCTCTGGTTCTCACCTGCTTTTACTTGATGAACTCTTAAGCATTTTGCGAATTCCATTCTATGTAAGATTTTTCTTTATGAGTTTTTACTCCATCGTTATTGGTTGGCAGGCGCCGGCCGTGCGTGCGCTTTTAGGCATGTGCAGTCGTCGTCTTCTTCAGCGCTCTCGCATCTTTCTTCCTAAAGACCTCTGCGTGCTCCTAGCAGGGTTTCTGGCGCTGATACTATTCCCCGCTTGGTGGAAGTCTTTGTCTTTCCTGATGAGCTGGTGCGCGGCTTTGGCGCTGACGGCTCCTGATGTGCTGCGTGTTAGGAATTCTTGGGCGCGCGGATTTTTAACACAGTTTTCGATTTTCTTTTTTATGAGTGCGCCACTTTGGGGCATAGGCAGTCTTCATCCTTTGAGCATTCTTTATAATTTATTTTTAGCGCCTGTCGTTTCCTACATTCTTCTGCCTCTGAGTTTTCTGGTTTCGGTGTTTTCGTCATTGGTATTTCTGTTTGATTTTTTTATGGATCACTTTCATTCCGTTCTTTTTGTGCTGTCAGAGCCGATTGAGTTCGCAACACGCACGACTCCTGATATTCGTCTTCTGTGGTGTTGGATTTTATTTTGGCATGTCGCCTTTCATTTTCTGCGTCTGCATCTTTGGCAGGGAAAGGATCTGACGTGA
- a CDS encoding hydrolase, giving the protein MKGFIFFLILGSASLTQDFPARSYFIVWNVGQGQWLTAVTPSECHHFDMGGEFFPWPKVLHQCANKDNRAYLSHWDWDHVGALSKTAKIARFENFCIQLKPQGKSSRGKMQMLAKYSECPSRPELPLWSPKAAKNSNELSHVVAFKEYLIPGDSTSKQERVWSSLKAFRKSHVLILGHHGSHTSTSEKLLSSLPELRIGVASARWSRYHHPHSEVQWRLLKRKIPLLRTEDWGNIWFE; this is encoded by the coding sequence GTGAAAGGCTTCATCTTCTTTTTAATTTTAGGAAGTGCCAGCCTTACCCAAGATTTTCCCGCGCGATCGTATTTCATTGTTTGGAATGTGGGACAGGGGCAATGGTTAACAGCCGTAACGCCCAGTGAGTGTCATCACTTCGATATGGGTGGAGAGTTCTTTCCTTGGCCGAAAGTTCTTCACCAGTGCGCGAATAAAGACAATCGCGCTTACTTAAGTCATTGGGATTGGGATCACGTGGGGGCTTTAAGTAAAACCGCGAAGATCGCGCGCTTTGAAAACTTCTGTATTCAATTAAAGCCACAAGGAAAAAGTTCGCGCGGGAAAATGCAGATGTTGGCGAAATATTCGGAGTGCCCTTCCCGCCCAGAGCTTCCTTTGTGGTCCCCGAAAGCCGCAAAGAATTCAAACGAACTGAGCCATGTCGTTGCCTTCAAAGAATATTTGATTCCCGGAGATTCGACCTCGAAGCAGGAAAGGGTGTGGAGTTCTTTAAAAGCTTTTAGAAAAAGCCATGTGTTGATTCTAGGACATCACGGCAGTCACACTTCCACTTCAGAAAAACTTTTAAGCTCATTACCTGAATTGCGTATAGGAGTAGCGTCCGCGCGATGGTCCCGCTATCACCATCCTCATAGCGAAGTGCAATGGCGACTGCTGAAAAGAAAAATCCCCCTTCTTCGCACGGAAGATTGGGGGAATATTTGGTTTGAGTGA